In Mycobacterium branderi, the DNA window GACGACGAGGTGCTGTGCACCGGCGAGGTCAACACGCTGGCGATGCCGCCAGAGAGATTGACCGGATACGGGTTCGGCATGCGACGAGCCGAGAAGTCCTGACATGGCGCACATTCGCCAACCACGTGTCGCCGAAATCGTGGCGTCGCGATTGCGCGACGACATCCTGTCCGGACGGCTCAAGGAAGGCGACGTGCTGCCGTCCCAGGAGAGCATGTTCGGCGAATTCGGGGTGAGCCCCCCGGCGCTCCGCGAGGCGATCCACATTTTGGAGGCGGACGGGCTGATCTCGGTGCGCCGCGGCAACGTCGGCGGCGCGGTGGTGCATCAGCCGACGGCCGAACGCACGGCACAGATGATCAGCATGGTTTTGCAGGCGCGGGCCGCGACACCCGCCGACGTCAGCGAAGCGCTGCTGCATCTGGAACCGATCTGCGCCGGCATGTGCGCTGCCCGCGAAGACCGGATGACCGAAGTGGTGCCCTATCTGCAGGCTGAAATCGACACGCAGGAAGAACAATTCGACGATATCGAGCGCTACGTGCCCAATGCCCGGCGGTTCCATGAGGCGCTGGTCTCCCGATGCGGCAACGAACCGATGATCCTGCTGATCGGCTCGCTGGAACTGATCTGGTCCGCGCACGAGTCGTCGGTGTGGAGCGACGACGGCATCCACGCGCCGATGGCAGGCAAAACCAGGCGCGCCGCATTACGTGACCATCAGCGTCTGCTCGACGCCATCCGCGACGGCAGTGCGGCGCGAGCGGTCCGGCTGGCACAAGACCACCTGGCCGCCGCGCGTCGCAACACTCTTGCCTTCGGCACCGACAAAACCATTGAGGCCAATCGGATGTCGAATGGCGGGCGCAGAAAGGAGTCGCTCAGATGACAGCCGCAGACGACCGCGTCCTCTTCGAGGTCGATCCCGCAAAGCGAATCGCCACGATCACGTTGAACAATCCCCAGCAACGCAACTCCTATGACGCCACAATGCGCGACGCCATTGCGCGCTACCTGGATCGGGTTGCCGACGACGACGACCTCACCGTGGTGCTCTTGCGCGGAGCCGACGGCGTTTTCAGCACCGGTGCCGACATGAACAACGCATACGGCTGGTACGGCGAGCGCGGCAAGCCGGATGCCAAAAGCCGTCCCAGTCAGCGCCGCCGGCTGGCGGTGGATCGCAAATCGTTTGGCTTTTACCACAACCTGATGGGTTTTCCGAAGGTCACCGTCGGGGAGATCAGCGGCTACGCACTCGGCGGGGGCTTCGAGATAGCGCTGATGACCGACATTTCGGTGATCGCGCGCGACACGAAAATCGGTATGCCCGCCACCCGCTTTCTGGGTCCGGCGCTGGGCAGCCTGCATATGTTCTTCCACCGGCTGGGGCCGGTGCTGGCACGGCGGTTACTTTTGACCGGCGACATCATCGAGGCCGGCACCGTCGAACATCTCGGAATCTTCACCGACACGTGCGATCGCGGCATGGTCACCAAGCGGGCACGGTATTGGGCGGAGAAGGCCGCGAAAATGCCCGCCGATGGCGTGGTTATCGCCAAGGAGGCGTTCCGGCTCGTCGAGCAGAGTCAGGCGTACCAGGGGGAGGAGGTGGCCAGCTACCTGTTCCACGCATTCGGAACGAACTTGCAATTCGCGCCTGGGGAATTCAACTTCGTCAAGACCCGCGCGCAGCACGGAACCAAAGAAGCATTCCGGTTACGCGACGAACACTTCGACGTCCCGGAGCCCGACGCGCCGTAGACGCCGAGCGCCGAACGTGTAATCAGGGCGAGAAAATGGCCGAAATTTCACCCTCAGTGCACGTTGGGTGCGTGCGTCAGCGTGCCGACTTAGTTCGTCTCGGCTTAGCTGGTTTGCGTTGCCGGGCAGCTGGTTTCGATCTCTGTTCGATCAACCGGCTGGCGTGGTCGAGGATGCACTCCAGCCCGTATTCGAAGTTGTTGTCGTCGGGAGCGCCGATGTGGTAGCCCTTTGCCGTCATCTTGGCAAGCAGCGGCGTGGTTTCGGCGTCGATGACCATGGCGTCCTCGATGGTGCGCCCGCCATTCTCGGTCGCCTGGTTCTTCTGGTGCAGCCGATGCAGGACCACCGATCCGCGAACATGCACCGACACCGCGGAGTAGGTGTCGAACGCCTCCTCCGGCGACAAGCCCGCTTCGACCAGACCCGCGATCGCCTTCTCGATTTCCTGAACTCCCAGTCTCGCTGCTTTGGGACTCAGCGCGGACCGAATCAAAATCAGGTCGCACAGGATCGGGTTGCCCAGGAATGTCTTCCGCATCGAGCGGGCGTGATTGCGCAACGTTTCGCGCCAGTCGCTGGCTTCGACGTACGGTGTGGCGAACACGTACTTGCTCAGCGCGCGGTCGGTCATCGCGTTGAGCAGGTCGTCCTTTTTCCGGAAGTACCAGTAGATGCTGGTGACTCCCACGCCGAGGTGCTTGCCGAGCAGCGGCATGCTCAGGTTGTCGATCGACACCTGCTCGGCGAGCTCGAACGCACCGCTGATGATGTCGTCGGGATTGATGGATCCGCGTTCGCGTCGCTGACGCTTTTCGGCGGTCGCTTGCTTGGCCACGAGGGGCACCTCCATCGACTTCAATGCTGTGCGGGCCGGTGAATCGAATCTACCGGCAGTTTGCTCACCGAACTGCGCCGTTGCAGCCGTGTCGCCGCTACCATCAACTACTGTAATACCTATCGTAGGGGTTTTGATAAGCAGATGGATCTAGGACTGGCGAACGCCGCCGCGGCTGTCGTCGGTGGCGGACGCGGCATGGGTCTGGCCACGGCGCGGTGTCTGGCTGACGACGGTGCTCGGGTAGCGATTATCGCGCGCTCGCGAACCGACCTCGACCGGGCGGCAGCGGACTTGGCCAGTCGGGGCAGCCCCGACGCGTTCGGGCTAGTGGCCGACATCACCGACGCCGGCGAGGTGGACAAGGCGTTCGCCGAGTTGGGCGACCGGTGGGACGGCGAACTCAACATCCTGATCAACGCGGTCGGTCCGACGGTGCGGGGCGACTTCGAATCGCTCACCGACGACCAATGGCGCCAAGCCGTCGACGAGGGCGCGATGGGAATGGT includes these proteins:
- a CDS encoding FadR/GntR family transcriptional regulator; protein product: MAHIRQPRVAEIVASRLRDDILSGRLKEGDVLPSQESMFGEFGVSPPALREAIHILEADGLISVRRGNVGGAVVHQPTAERTAQMISMVLQARAATPADVSEALLHLEPICAGMCAAREDRMTEVVPYLQAEIDTQEEQFDDIERYVPNARRFHEALVSRCGNEPMILLIGSLELIWSAHESSVWSDDGIHAPMAGKTRRAALRDHQRLLDAIRDGSAARAVRLAQDHLAAARRNTLAFGTDKTIEANRMSNGGRRKESLR
- a CDS encoding enoyl-CoA hydratase/isomerase family protein; the encoded protein is MTAADDRVLFEVDPAKRIATITLNNPQQRNSYDATMRDAIARYLDRVADDDDLTVVLLRGADGVFSTGADMNNAYGWYGERGKPDAKSRPSQRRRLAVDRKSFGFYHNLMGFPKVTVGEISGYALGGGFEIALMTDISVIARDTKIGMPATRFLGPALGSLHMFFHRLGPVLARRLLLTGDIIEAGTVEHLGIFTDTCDRGMVTKRARYWAEKAAKMPADGVVIAKEAFRLVEQSQAYQGEEVASYLFHAFGTNLQFAPGEFNFVKTRAQHGTKEAFRLRDEHFDVPEPDAP
- a CDS encoding TetR/AcrR family transcriptional regulator, producing MEVPLVAKQATAEKRQRRERGSINPDDIISGAFELAEQVSIDNLSMPLLGKHLGVGVTSIYWYFRKKDDLLNAMTDRALSKYVFATPYVEASDWRETLRNHARSMRKTFLGNPILCDLILIRSALSPKAARLGVQEIEKAIAGLVEAGLSPEEAFDTYSAVSVHVRGSVVLHRLHQKNQATENGGRTIEDAMVIDAETTPLLAKMTAKGYHIGAPDDNNFEYGLECILDHASRLIEQRSKPAARQRKPAKPRRTKSAR